The following proteins are co-located in the Shouchella hunanensis genome:
- a CDS encoding alpha-ketoacid dehydrogenase subunit beta, which translates to MAVLSYIEAVTKALHEEMERDQRVFVLGEDVGKRGGVFRATAGLYEQFGEERVIDTPLAESAIAGVGIGAAMYGMRPVAEMQFADFIMPAVNQIVSEAAKIRYRTNNDWTCPITIRAPYGGGIHGALYHSQSVEAMFANTPGLKIVMPSTPYDVKGLLKAAIRSDDPVLFFEHKRAYRLIKGEVPDEDYTLPIGKADVKREGDDVTVITYGLAVHFALQAAERLEKEGIQTHILDLRTVYPLDRDGIIEAAKKTGKVLLITEDNKEGSIISEVSAIIAEHCLFDLDAPIKRLAGPDVPAMPYAPTLEKEFMINPDKVEKAIRDLAEF; encoded by the coding sequence ATGGCAGTATTATCATATATTGAAGCTGTGACGAAGGCTTTACATGAAGAAATGGAGCGGGATCAGCGCGTCTTTGTTTTAGGTGAAGACGTTGGTAAAAGAGGCGGTGTGTTTCGTGCAACAGCTGGCTTGTACGAACAATTCGGTGAGGAGAGAGTAATTGATACACCTTTAGCAGAATCGGCGATTGCAGGCGTAGGAATTGGAGCGGCTATGTATGGGATGCGTCCTGTGGCAGAGATGCAGTTTGCTGACTTTATTATGCCAGCTGTAAATCAAATTGTGTCTGAAGCAGCGAAAATTCGTTATCGCACAAATAACGACTGGACGTGTCCGATCACCATTCGAGCTCCTTACGGCGGTGGTATCCACGGAGCCCTGTATCACTCACAAAGCGTCGAAGCGATGTTTGCTAATACACCGGGGTTAAAAATTGTGATGCCCTCAACACCTTATGATGTAAAAGGCCTTCTTAAAGCCGCGATTCGTTCTGATGATCCAGTGCTTTTCTTTGAACACAAGCGAGCGTATCGATTAATTAAAGGCGAAGTGCCGGATGAGGATTACACGCTTCCTATTGGCAAGGCAGATGTAAAACGCGAAGGGGATGATGTGACGGTCATTACCTATGGTCTTGCTGTCCATTTCGCTTTACAAGCAGCGGAGCGCTTAGAAAAAGAAGGCATTCAAACTCATATTCTTGACCTAAGAACCGTTTATCCACTTGATCGAGATGGTATTATTGAAGCGGCGAAAAAAACAGGAAAAGTCTTGTTAATTACAGAAGATAACAAAGAAGGTAGCATTATTAGTGAAGTAAGTGCAATTATTGCGGAGCATTGTTTATTTGATCTTGATGCACCAATTAAGCGTCTTGCTGGACCTGATGTTCCGGCAATGCCTTATGCGCCTACATTAGAAAAAGAATTTATGATTAATCCTGATAAAGTCGAAAAAGCCATCCGCGATTTGGCGGAGTTTTAG
- a CDS encoding Glu/Leu/Phe/Val family dehydrogenase, with protein MKLFTKMEEKDYEQLVICQDQTSGLKAIIAIHDTTLGPALGGTRMWNYQSEEDAFEDVLRLSRGMTYKNAAAGLNLGGGKAVIIGDARTDKNPEMFRAFGRYIQGLNGRYITAEDVGTTVEDMDIIHDETDYVTGISPAFGASGNPSPVTAYGVYVGMKAAAKAGLGSEDLAGKTIAVQGVGNVAYHLCKYLHEEGAQLIVTDIYKPSVERAVSEFGAKAVDPDDIYEQDCDIFAPCALGGVINDETLSKLTAKVIAGAANNQLKEERHGQILQDMGIAYAPDYVINAGGVINVADELNGYNRDRAFKKVEGIYDNVSRVFEIARTKQIPTSQAADKMAEERIERMRYARGTFLQNEHHILSRKK; from the coding sequence ATGAAATTATTTACAAAGATGGAAGAGAAAGATTATGAACAGCTTGTTATTTGTCAAGATCAAACGTCAGGTTTAAAAGCGATTATCGCGATCCATGATACTACATTGGGACCAGCGCTTGGCGGTACAAGAATGTGGAATTATCAATCAGAGGAGGATGCCTTTGAAGATGTTCTACGTCTTTCAAGGGGCATGACTTATAAAAATGCGGCAGCTGGGTTAAACCTTGGCGGAGGTAAAGCCGTTATCATTGGCGATGCTCGTACAGATAAAAATCCGGAAATGTTTCGAGCGTTTGGTCGTTATATTCAAGGGTTAAACGGGCGCTACATTACTGCAGAAGACGTAGGCACAACGGTTGAAGATATGGATATTATTCATGATGAGACGGATTATGTTACAGGTATTTCCCCTGCTTTTGGTGCTTCAGGGAATCCTTCACCAGTAACAGCTTACGGTGTTTATGTTGGAATGAAAGCTGCGGCTAAAGCGGGTCTTGGTTCGGAAGATTTAGCAGGTAAAACAATCGCAGTCCAAGGTGTCGGTAATGTTGCCTATCACTTATGTAAATACTTACATGAAGAAGGCGCTCAACTTATTGTTACGGACATTTACAAACCGTCTGTTGAACGAGCTGTTTCTGAATTTGGGGCAAAAGCAGTAGACCCTGATGATATTTACGAGCAAGACTGTGATATTTTCGCGCCATGTGCATTAGGCGGAGTAATCAATGATGAAACGCTAAGCAAGTTAACGGCTAAAGTAATTGCAGGCGCGGCTAACAACCAATTAAAAGAAGAACGTCATGGTCAAATTTTACAAGATATGGGCATCGCCTATGCACCTGACTATGTTATTAATGCAGGTGGCGTTATTAATGTAGCGGATGAATTAAATGGGTACAACCGAGATCGAGCGTTTAAAAAAGTAGAAGGCATTTATGATAATGTTTCTCGTGTTTTTGAAATTGCTCGTACAAAGCAGATACCTACTTCACAGGCTGCGGATAAAATGGCAGAAGAACGAATTGAACGGATGCGTTATGCAAGAGGAACGTTTTTGCAAAATGAGCACCACATTCTTTCTCGTAAAAAGTAA
- the copZ gene encoding copper chaperone CopZ encodes MEQKVKVSGMSCQHCVQAIESAVGGLTGVEKVQVSLEEQEVVVQYDRDVVTLSKVKQEIEDQGYEIEKE; translated from the coding sequence ATGGAACAGAAAGTAAAGGTAAGCGGAATGTCTTGTCAGCACTGTGTTCAAGCAATTGAATCAGCTGTTGGAGGGTTAACGGGTGTAGAAAAAGTTCAGGTGTCGTTAGAAGAGCAAGAAGTGGTTGTACAATATGATCGCGACGTTGTAACTTTATCCAAGGTAAAACAAGAAATTGAAGATCAAGGATACGAGATTGAAAAGGAATAA
- a CDS encoding Cof-type HAD-IIB family hydrolase: protein MEKATIFFDIDGTLLDDNKELPVSTKESIKQLQADGHHVAIATGRAPYFFKELREELQIDSYICFNGQYVVYKGEIIYQDTLNPTTFSRFERYATSVNHPLIFMSAETYTANHAEHPHILESIHSLKLDLPSYNPNYYEQTNLHQALLFCKPTEEEQYRERFPEFKFVRWHPLSVDVLPANGSKALGISKFIAHAGIDLKHVYAFGDQLNDLEMLSYVEHGVAMGNAPQEVQAQARYITKHVNEGGIKHGLSLVGLL, encoded by the coding sequence ATGGAGAAGGCAACGATTTTTTTTGATATTGATGGGACTCTTTTAGATGACAACAAAGAATTACCTGTATCTACAAAAGAATCGATTAAACAGCTGCAAGCCGATGGACACCATGTCGCAATTGCAACTGGACGAGCTCCTTATTTTTTCAAAGAGCTAAGAGAAGAATTACAGATTGATTCTTATATTTGTTTTAATGGGCAATACGTTGTTTATAAAGGTGAGATTATTTATCAAGACACATTAAATCCGACAACGTTTAGCCGTTTTGAGCGCTATGCTACTTCGGTTAATCATCCGCTCATCTTTATGTCAGCAGAAACGTACACAGCGAATCATGCTGAACACCCACATATTCTTGAAAGTATCCATTCATTAAAATTAGATTTACCTTCGTATAATCCAAATTATTACGAGCAAACCAACTTGCACCAAGCACTTCTCTTCTGTAAACCTACTGAAGAGGAACAGTATCGCGAACGGTTTCCTGAGTTTAAATTTGTACGCTGGCATCCCCTTTCCGTAGACGTACTGCCTGCCAACGGCTCAAAAGCCCTCGGTATTTCTAAATTTATTGCCCATGCAGGAATTGATTTAAAACATGTATATGCATTTGGCGATCAACTAAATGACCTTGAGATGCTTTCTTATGTTGAACACGGGGTTGCAATGGGCAATGCGCCACAAGAGGTGCAAGCACAAGCACGCTACATTACGAAGCACGTGAATGAAGGCGGAATTAAGCATGGCCTTTCTCTTGTGGGATTATTATAA
- a CDS encoding dihydrolipoamide acetyltransferase family protein, with the protein MMATNMTMPQLGESVTEGTISKWLVAPGDKVTKYEPIAEVMTDKVSAEIPSSYTGTIQALLVKEEDTVSVGTAICSIEEEGSSQEAKPSETPKQVDVEPKVEANEESTTDQRQRYSPAVLRLSQDYGINLANVTGSGKGGRITRKDVEAYRVQGGVEKPQQSVEDEVSVEQSVTKSNDTQSVSLASGEDERIPVSGVRKAIATNMVKSKTEAPHAWTMIEVDVTNLVKVRQGLKDSFKEKEGFSLTYLPFFMKACVEALKEFPEVNAQWAGDAIIRKKDIHLSMAVATEDALFVPVIKHADELTVKGLAKRTNDLAKKVRTGQLKSDDMTGGTFTINNTGSFGSIMSQPIINTPQAAILSVESIVKRPVVLDTEAGEVIAIRHMVNLCLSLDHRVLDGLICGKFLQAIKTKLEAINETTSVY; encoded by the coding sequence ATGATGGCAACGAACATGACGATGCCTCAGCTAGGCGAAAGTGTAACAGAAGGAACGATAAGCAAATGGCTAGTAGCACCTGGTGATAAAGTAACTAAATACGAGCCGATAGCTGAAGTCATGACAGATAAAGTAAGCGCCGAAATTCCTTCTTCCTATACAGGTACGATACAAGCGTTACTTGTTAAAGAAGAAGATACGGTGTCCGTTGGAACGGCGATTTGTTCGATTGAAGAAGAGGGTAGCAGCCAAGAAGCGAAGCCTTCTGAAACGCCGAAACAAGTCGATGTTGAACCGAAAGTAGAGGCAAATGAAGAAAGCACTACAGACCAGCGTCAACGGTATTCACCTGCTGTTTTACGCTTATCACAAGATTATGGAATTAATTTAGCCAATGTAACCGGTTCTGGAAAAGGTGGCCGCATTACGAGAAAAGATGTAGAAGCTTACCGTGTACAAGGTGGAGTGGAAAAACCTCAGCAATCAGTAGAGGACGAAGTGTCTGTGGAACAATCTGTCACAAAATCGAATGATACCCAATCGGTTAGCCTTGCATCTGGTGAGGATGAGCGCATTCCTGTTTCAGGTGTCCGTAAAGCAATCGCAACAAATATGGTGAAAAGTAAAACAGAGGCGCCTCATGCTTGGACGATGATTGAAGTGGACGTGACGAATCTTGTCAAAGTCCGACAAGGGTTAAAGGACTCCTTTAAAGAAAAAGAAGGCTTCAGCTTAACGTACTTGCCATTCTTTATGAAAGCTTGTGTCGAAGCGCTAAAAGAATTCCCGGAAGTTAATGCTCAATGGGCGGGCGATGCGATTATCCGTAAAAAAGACATTCACCTTTCGATGGCAGTAGCTACTGAAGATGCTTTGTTTGTTCCTGTTATTAAACATGCAGACGAATTAACGGTAAAAGGATTAGCGAAGCGTACAAATGATCTTGCTAAAAAAGTCCGAACAGGTCAGTTAAAAAGCGATGATATGACAGGTGGTACATTTACTATTAACAATACGGGATCATTTGGCTCAATTATGTCACAACCGATTATTAATACCCCACAAGCAGCTATACTTTCTGTGGAGTCGATTGTAAAACGACCTGTTGTTTTGGATACGGAAGCAGGAGAGGTCATTGCCATTCGTCACATGGTGAACCTGTGCCTTTCTCTTGATCACCGTGTTCTTGATGGACTAATTTGCGGGAAGTTTTTACAAGCTATTAAAACAAAGCTTGAAGCCATTAATGAAACGACATCTGTTTATTAA
- a CDS encoding sigma-54 interaction domain-containing protein codes for MNKILFIDDGPDAFALLRCLTHLPMFTVAAIHSKTAKINAFAAEHNIDLMDEQSFNQHDFTIIQRYTKIGTTAETNVWSYEETWGVISAEFSKQSLMQKAIDSIDDGVIIVKADYTVMYLNDAAAEMADVNRHESVGQAIQSLLPTSGLPRVIERQQPEYNQLQTFANGTKIVTTRMPLSTKGTIRGAIAVFKDVTEARQMAEQITDLNRMREMLEAIINSSNDAISVVDEFGVGLLINPAYKKITGLTEEQVIGKPATTDISEGESIHMQVLQTQRPVRGARLKLGPAKRDVIVNVAPIIVDKKLKGSIGVIHDVSELNSLMGELKQAKKKIASLEANYTFQDILGQSNGIQHAIAQGKLGANTDLPILLLGETGTGKELFAHAIHYESERRHQPFVRVNCAALTETLLESELFGYEQGAFSGALRTGKKGLFEEAGEGSIFLDEVGEMSLQTQAKLLRVLQESEVVRVGGTKPIKIKARVIAATNVNLQLFMSTKRFREDLYYRLNTLPIYIPPLRERIEDIPILALRLIEKINEDYGRNIRNLSDYALAQLQQYAWPGNIRELENVLAREMIYKNLGETEIDFVAHADISVLKPGSAPKVDRAKPEKLEDFLAEQERGFLLETLAHVHYVKTEAAKRLGISVRSLYYKLEKYGIE; via the coding sequence ATGAATAAGATTCTGTTTATTGATGATGGTCCTGATGCATTTGCCTTATTACGATGTTTAACGCATCTGCCTATGTTTACTGTTGCGGCCATACATAGCAAAACAGCTAAAATAAATGCTTTTGCAGCAGAGCACAATATTGATTTAATGGATGAACAGTCTTTTAATCAACATGATTTTACGATCATTCAAAGGTATACAAAGATCGGCACTACGGCAGAAACTAATGTTTGGTCTTATGAAGAAACGTGGGGAGTCATTAGTGCTGAATTCTCGAAACAATCCCTAATGCAAAAAGCAATTGATTCTATTGATGACGGTGTTATTATTGTCAAAGCAGACTACACAGTGATGTATTTGAACGATGCAGCAGCAGAAATGGCTGATGTGAACAGGCATGAAAGTGTTGGTCAGGCAATTCAATCTCTACTGCCAACAAGTGGTTTGCCACGTGTGATTGAACGTCAGCAACCAGAATACAATCAGCTTCAAACGTTTGCAAACGGGACGAAAATAGTGACGACTCGTATGCCGTTAAGTACAAAAGGTACGATTAGAGGTGCGATTGCTGTTTTTAAAGATGTAACAGAAGCAAGGCAAATGGCAGAGCAAATCACGGATCTTAATCGAATGAGAGAAATGCTGGAAGCGATCATTAATTCTTCTAATGATGCAATTTCGGTTGTTGATGAGTTTGGTGTCGGTCTTCTTATAAATCCAGCTTATAAGAAAATTACTGGTTTAACGGAAGAGCAAGTTATTGGTAAACCAGCGACAACAGATATCTCAGAAGGCGAAAGCATTCATATGCAAGTGTTGCAAACCCAGCGACCTGTACGAGGGGCACGATTAAAGTTAGGCCCAGCCAAACGAGACGTCATTGTCAATGTTGCGCCTATTATTGTGGACAAGAAATTAAAAGGAAGTATTGGCGTTATCCATGATGTATCTGAATTAAACTCCCTTATGGGCGAGTTAAAGCAAGCAAAGAAGAAAATTGCCAGCCTAGAAGCAAATTATACGTTTCAAGATATTTTAGGCCAATCTAATGGTATTCAGCACGCCATCGCCCAAGGAAAATTAGGAGCGAACACTGATTTACCTATATTGCTTTTAGGTGAAACAGGAACGGGAAAAGAATTATTCGCACATGCAATCCATTATGAAAGCGAACGTCGGCATCAACCGTTTGTGCGCGTAAACTGTGCGGCGTTGACAGAAACACTTCTCGAAAGTGAGCTTTTTGGCTATGAACAGGGTGCGTTTTCTGGTGCTTTACGAACAGGGAAAAAAGGGTTATTTGAAGAGGCTGGAGAAGGAAGTATCTTTCTTGACGAAGTAGGCGAAATGTCCTTACAGACACAAGCAAAATTATTGCGCGTTCTTCAAGAAAGTGAAGTGGTCCGAGTTGGGGGAACAAAACCAATTAAGATTAAAGCCCGAGTCATTGCAGCTACAAATGTGAACTTGCAGTTGTTTATGTCAACAAAACGGTTTAGAGAAGATCTTTATTATCGTTTAAATACATTGCCGATTTACATTCCTCCATTGAGGGAAAGAATAGAAGATATTCCAATACTTGCTTTGCGCCTTATTGAAAAAATAAATGAAGACTATGGACGTAATATTAGAAACTTATCGGATTATGCATTGGCTCAACTTCAACAGTACGCGTGGCCAGGCAATATTCGTGAGTTAGAAAATGTATTGGCAAGAGAAATGATATACAAAAACTTAGGTGAAACTGAAATCGATTTTGTTGCACATGCAGATATAAGTGTGCTAAAACCAGGAAGTGCGCCTAAGGTGGATCGTGCCAAGCCAGAAAAGCTAGAGGATTTTTTAGCAGAGCAAGAGCGTGGATTTCTTTTAGAGACGTTAGCCCATGTTCATTATGTTAAAACAGAAGCTGCAAAACGCCTCGGTATTTCTGTTCGATCGCTTTATTATAAACTAGAGAAATATGGAATTGAATGA
- the lpdA gene encoding dihydrolipoyl dehydrogenase yields MAENYDLVIVGGGTGGYAAAIRASQSGLKTALVEEQLLGGTCLHKGCIPSKALLRSAEVFRLAKEASHYGVSVGEPELDFTQVQERKQSIVDRLANGVKGLMKKGKIDVYKGKGTLLGPSIFSPTPGTVSVDLGDGENEMLIGSNVILATGSSPRALANTPFNGETVISSEEALQFSALPSSIVIIGGGVIGVEWASMLVDFGVKVTVVEAGSRILPTADGDISKEMMKQLQKRGVAIYTNATIDESSIAVEEHAVKVNVQTEEGSIQFHVDKLMVSIGRTANVRGIGLENTEIDLESGYIKVNEFGQTKESHIYAIGDCIGGLQLAHVATHEGLIAVAHMTREKVEPLNKAIVPSCIYSFPEAAQVGLTEEEAKAQKHSVKVGTFPFAAVGKALVQGEEEGFVKVISDEKTNDVLGVHIIGSHATDLISEAALAKYVDAAHIELGEMIHPHPTMSEAIGEAALLIDKRAIHM; encoded by the coding sequence ATGGCAGAGAATTATGATCTCGTAATAGTGGGTGGCGGTACTGGTGGCTATGCTGCCGCCATCCGTGCTTCACAATCAGGATTAAAGACAGCGCTAGTAGAAGAGCAACTTCTAGGGGGAACTTGTTTACATAAGGGTTGTATTCCGAGTAAAGCATTGCTTAGAAGTGCAGAAGTGTTTCGGTTAGCAAAAGAAGCTAGCCACTATGGTGTGTCTGTTGGCGAGCCTGAGCTAGACTTCACACAAGTACAAGAGCGAAAGCAGAGTATTGTTGATCGTTTAGCTAATGGTGTAAAAGGGTTAATGAAAAAAGGGAAAATTGATGTATATAAAGGAAAAGGAACATTGTTAGGACCGTCTATTTTTTCACCAACCCCAGGAACTGTGTCTGTCGACCTAGGCGATGGAGAAAATGAAATGTTAATAGGCTCAAATGTCATTCTAGCAACAGGTTCTTCTCCAAGAGCGTTAGCGAATACGCCGTTTAATGGGGAAACTGTTATTAGCTCAGAAGAGGCGCTTCAGTTTAGCGCATTGCCTTCTTCTATCGTTATTATAGGTGGAGGCGTTATTGGAGTGGAGTGGGCATCCATGCTCGTTGACTTTGGTGTAAAAGTAACAGTTGTCGAAGCAGGAAGTCGTATTTTACCAACAGCCGATGGTGATATTTCCAAGGAAATGATGAAGCAGCTTCAAAAAAGAGGCGTCGCCATTTATACGAATGCGACAATCGATGAATCATCAATTGCTGTGGAGGAGCACGCTGTTAAGGTGAATGTACAAACAGAAGAGGGTTCAATTCAATTTCACGTTGACAAGTTAATGGTATCTATTGGGAGAACGGCGAATGTTCGAGGCATTGGCTTAGAGAACACAGAAATTGATTTAGAAAGCGGTTACATAAAAGTGAATGAATTCGGTCAAACGAAAGAATCGCATATTTATGCAATTGGTGACTGTATCGGCGGCTTGCAGCTTGCTCACGTTGCAACACACGAAGGGTTAATAGCAGTAGCTCACATGACGCGTGAAAAGGTGGAGCCTCTGAACAAAGCAATAGTCCCATCTTGTATTTATAGTTTTCCGGAGGCCGCACAAGTAGGCTTGACAGAAGAGGAAGCAAAAGCGCAAAAACATTCAGTGAAAGTAGGCACCTTTCCATTTGCCGCAGTTGGCAAAGCGCTTGTTCAAGGAGAAGAAGAGGGTTTTGTGAAAGTCATCTCAGATGAAAAAACAAATGATGTTTTAGGAGTTCATATAATTGGCTCACATGCAACGGATTTAATTAGTGAAGCGGCTCTTGCAAAATACGTTGATGCTGCTCACATTGAATTAGGTGAGATGATCCACCCGCATCCGACGATGTCTGAAGCAATAGGTGAGGCAGCCCTATTAATTGATAAACGTGCTATTCACATGTAA
- a CDS encoding thiamine pyrophosphate-dependent dehydrogenase E1 component subunit alpha codes for MTKNKHEQLGLTDEQAVDMYRTMLLARRIDERMWLLNRAGKIPFVISCQGQEAAQVGAAFALDRDKDYVLPYYRDMGVVLTFGMTAKDLMLSGFAKEEDPNSGGRQMPGHFGQKTNRIVTGSSPVTTQVPHAVGVALGGRLEKKDFVAFTTFGEGSSNQGDFHEGANFAGVHKLPVIFMCENNKYAISVPIEKQLACEKVSDRAIGYGMPGVTVDGNDPLAVYEAVKEAADRARAGAGPSLIETVSYRLTPHSSDDDDRAYRSREEVAEAKEKDPLHTYAAYLQTAGLLTDKVLDEMEAEVKQLVNEATEYAEAATYADPSTMYLHVYSEEGN; via the coding sequence ATGACAAAAAACAAACATGAACAATTAGGGTTAACGGATGAACAAGCAGTTGATATGTATCGCACTATGCTACTCGCTAGACGAATTGATGAGCGCATGTGGTTGTTAAACCGAGCTGGAAAAATTCCTTTCGTCATCTCCTGTCAAGGACAAGAAGCGGCGCAAGTAGGCGCGGCCTTTGCACTTGATCGAGATAAAGACTATGTGCTCCCTTATTATCGAGATATGGGGGTTGTGCTAACCTTTGGTATGACTGCGAAAGATTTAATGCTGTCAGGCTTCGCGAAAGAAGAGGACCCAAATTCAGGTGGACGTCAAATGCCTGGTCATTTTGGACAGAAAACTAACCGAATTGTAACGGGTTCTTCCCCTGTAACGACACAAGTGCCACATGCCGTTGGCGTAGCGTTAGGCGGTCGTCTAGAAAAGAAAGATTTTGTTGCGTTTACCACATTTGGAGAAGGCTCATCTAACCAAGGAGACTTCCATGAAGGAGCGAACTTTGCAGGCGTACACAAGCTCCCTGTTATATTTATGTGTGAGAACAATAAATACGCGATTAGTGTTCCAATTGAAAAGCAGCTTGCTTGTGAAAAAGTGTCGGATCGGGCAATTGGTTATGGAATGCCAGGAGTAACTGTAGATGGAAATGATCCGCTTGCTGTTTATGAAGCTGTAAAGGAAGCAGCTGATCGTGCAAGAGCTGGGGCAGGTCCATCTTTAATTGAAACGGTCTCTTATCGTCTTACTCCCCATTCAAGTGACGATGATGATCGCGCCTATCGCTCAAGAGAAGAAGTGGCAGAAGCAAAAGAAAAAGATCCCCTTCACACGTATGCAGCTTATTTACAAACAGCTGGTTTGTTAACTGATAAGGTGCTTGACGAAATGGAAGCAGAGGTAAAGCAGCTTGTAAATGAAGCAACGGAATATGCGGAAGCAGCAACTTATGCAGATCCGAGCACCATGTATTTGCATGTTTATAGTGAGGAGGGGAACTAA
- a CDS encoding metal-sensing transcriptional repressor: MEQKTHRHHDDKTSLTNRLKRIEGQVRGIQKMVEEDRYCVDVLIQLSAIQAALRKVSMTMLEDHSRHCVADAVKNGNGDEAISELMDVISRFSK; this comes from the coding sequence ATGGAACAAAAAACACACCGACATCATGATGACAAAACGTCGTTGACCAATCGACTTAAACGAATAGAAGGACAAGTACGCGGGATTCAAAAAATGGTGGAAGAAGATCGATATTGTGTAGATGTGCTCATCCAATTATCTGCAATTCAAGCAGCGTTGCGGAAAGTGAGTATGACAATGCTAGAAGATCATTCAAGACATTGTGTAGCAGATGCAGTGAAAAATGGAAATGGTGATGAAGCTATCTCAGAATTAATGGACGTGATTAGTCGTTTTTCAAAGTAA
- a CDS encoding BrxA/BrxB family bacilliredoxin, producing the protein MQQFNFFMNDVVQDARNDMIQAGYTQLQTVEDVDQTLTEKGTTLVMVNSVCGCAGGIARPAAAYMKNYEATPDRFVTVFAGQDKEATAKAREYFKGYGPSSPSFALLKDGEIKMMVERHEIEGHEPIQVVQKLEQAFDEYCK; encoded by the coding sequence ATGCAACAATTTAATTTTTTCATGAATGATGTCGTACAAGATGCAAGAAATGATATGATACAAGCTGGTTACACGCAGCTCCAAACTGTTGAAGATGTTGACCAGACGCTTACTGAAAAAGGGACAACACTTGTAATGGTTAATTCAGTATGTGGTTGTGCTGGCGGGATTGCTCGTCCGGCGGCGGCATATATGAAAAACTATGAAGCAACACCAGATCGCTTTGTGACCGTATTTGCTGGTCAAGATAAGGAAGCAACGGCCAAAGCGAGAGAGTACTTCAAAGGATATGGTCCTTCATCTCCATCATTTGCACTTTTAAAAGATGGAGAAATTAAAATGATGGTGGAACGCCACGAAATTGAAGGTCACGAACCAATACAAGTTGTACAAAAGCTTGAACAAGCATTTGATGAATACTGTAAATAA
- a CDS encoding GNAT family N-acetyltransferase: MESESFSTPRLMLRELTLEDAASLLPIWSDIRVTRYMKIERLTTEEEAQQLIQLLKSQIKAGQSSRYAIILKDTHTIIGTCGFESFQPEHQSATISYELGKHYWGKGYASEALWEIIEDGFQRRRIHRIEARIEPENDRSIHALHKLGFMHEGRLRGALKKGDKFVDQLIFSILAEEFESSLR; this comes from the coding sequence TTGGAATCCGAAAGTTTTAGTACCCCTCGACTAATGTTACGTGAGTTAACGCTAGAAGACGCAGCATCGCTCTTACCCATTTGGTCTGACATCCGTGTCACAAGGTACATGAAAATTGAACGATTAACAACGGAAGAGGAAGCGCAGCAATTAATTCAATTATTAAAAAGCCAAATTAAAGCTGGGCAGTCCTCGCGATATGCAATTATCTTAAAAGACACCCACACCATTATTGGTACATGTGGTTTTGAAAGCTTTCAACCAGAACATCAAAGCGCTACGATTAGTTATGAATTAGGTAAACACTACTGGGGAAAAGGATACGCGTCGGAAGCTCTATGGGAAATTATTGAAGACGGTTTCCAGCGACGTCGCATACATCGTATTGAAGCGCGCATTGAACCTGAAAATGACCGTTCCATCCATGCACTACATAAGCTAGGCTTTATGCATGAAGGTCGTTTAAGAGGCGCGCTAAAAAAAGGAGATAAATTTGTTGATCAACTAATTTTTTCCATCCTGGCTGAAGAATTTGAGTCATCCCTACGGTAA
- a CDS encoding DUF2627 domain-containing protein, with amino-acid sequence MGRVFALLLILIPIVGAGYGIKLMRDAFFLVELFPYPNLWIQFFAGLFFFLIGLGLMAGFIFHRDKKRGKVSETFLKKNEQQL; translated from the coding sequence ATGGGCAGAGTGTTTGCTTTATTACTAATTCTCATCCCAATAGTTGGCGCTGGTTATGGAATTAAGTTAATGCGAGATGCGTTTTTCCTCGTTGAGCTTTTCCCTTATCCAAACTTATGGATTCAATTTTTTGCTGGCTTATTTTTCTTCCTTATCGGGTTAGGATTAATGGCAGGTTTTATTTTCCATAGAGACAAAAAACGTGGTAAAGTGTCAGAAACGTTTTTAAAGAAAAACGAACAACAGCTGTGA